One genomic window of Gemmatimonadota bacterium includes the following:
- the lysS gene encoding lysine--tRNA ligase: MGQTPESQLIEQRLQKLDAIRDLGIEPYPYRFEPTHHSVDIVASFDTLSASGDEVRVAGRLIVTRGHGKAAFADLRDAVGRLQIYVRLDNIGDDAFALWKLLDIGDFIGVSGQVFKTRTGQISVQVQTLALLTKAIRPLPVPKEEIRDGERVIHDQFSDKELRYRRRYLDLALNPDVQAVFRKRSAVVSAIREFLDSRSFLEVETPVLQPLYGGASARPFVTHHNVLDMPLYLRISDELYLKRLIVGGLERVYEIGKNFRNEGIDRTHNPEFSMLELYQAYADYSDMMAIAEALYAFVAEKVNGATTLEYQGREIDLTPPWPRIPMLEAIEKYSGIDVARASDAELRAAYKRFDSDIEPNTERGLLINALFEACVEPELIQPTFITDYPIAVSPLAKRHRTQKDLTERFEFFINGWEAGNAFSELNDPIDQRQRFAHQKTLRDRGDDEAQILDEDFLMALEHGMPPTGGLGIGVDRMVMLLADAPSIRDAILFPHMRPEEGLEDHG, encoded by the coding sequence ATGGGACAAACGCCAGAATCTCAATTGATCGAACAGCGCCTGCAAAAACTCGACGCCATTCGGGATTTGGGCATTGAGCCTTACCCGTACCGCTTTGAGCCCACGCACCATTCTGTGGATATTGTCGCGTCTTTTGATACGCTGAGCGCATCGGGCGATGAGGTGCGGGTTGCCGGTCGATTAATTGTTACGCGAGGTCATGGCAAAGCGGCCTTTGCCGATCTGCGGGATGCCGTGGGCCGTCTGCAAATTTACGTGCGGCTCGACAATATTGGCGATGATGCTTTCGCGCTGTGGAAGTTGCTGGATATCGGCGATTTTATCGGCGTATCTGGCCAAGTCTTCAAGACGCGCACAGGTCAAATATCCGTTCAAGTTCAAACGCTCGCATTGTTGACCAAAGCCATTCGTCCGCTGCCCGTTCCAAAAGAAGAAATACGCGATGGCGAGCGCGTTATCCACGATCAATTTAGCGACAAAGAACTGCGATATCGCCGTCGTTATCTGGACCTGGCACTCAATCCCGATGTGCAGGCGGTGTTTCGCAAGCGCAGCGCGGTCGTATCTGCGATTCGCGAATTTTTAGATTCACGCAGTTTTTTAGAAGTCGAAACACCGGTGTTGCAGCCGCTCTACGGCGGGGCTTCAGCCCGTCCTTTTGTGACGCATCACAACGTGCTGGACATGCCGCTATACCTGCGGATATCCGATGAATTATATCTCAAGCGTTTGATTGTGGGTGGGCTTGAGCGGGTGTATGAAATCGGCAAAAATTTTCGCAATGAGGGCATCGACCGAACTCATAATCCCGAGTTTTCGATGCTCGAATTGTATCAAGCCTACGCCGATTATTCAGATATGATGGCAATAGCCGAGGCACTCTACGCCTTTGTGGCCGAAAAGGTAAATGGCGCGACAACGCTCGAATATCAGGGTCGAGAAATTGATCTCACCCCCCCCTGGCCGCGCATTCCCATGCTCGAAGCCATAGAAAAATACAGCGGTATTGATGTGGCGCGCGCCTCAGATGCCGAGTTGCGTGCCGCATACAAGCGTTTTGATTCCGATATCGAACCGAATACAGAGCGAGGTTTGTTGATCAATGCGTTATTCGAAGCCTGTGTCGAGCCTGAATTGATTCAACCGACCTTTATTACTGACTATCCTATTGCGGTGTCTCCCCTGGCCAAACGCCATCGGACCCAAAAAGACCTCACCGAACGATTTGAATTTTTTATCAATGGTTGGGAAGCGGGCAATGCGTTTTCCGAACTGAACGATCCGATTGATCAGCGGCAGCGATTTGCGCATCAAAAAACCTTGCGCGATCGGGGCGACGACGAGGCTCAGATTCTCGATGAAGATTTTTTGATGGCCCTGGAACACGGGATGCCACCGACGGGTGGGTTGGGCATTGGTGTTGATCGAATGGTGATGTTGCTCGCAGACGCGCCTTCGATTCGAGACGCAATTCTGTTTCCGCACATGCGCCCTGAAGAGGGCCTTGAAGACCATGGATGA
- a CDS encoding ABC transporter ATP-binding protein, producing MDELLRATGVCKHYVLGDTHIEVLKGVDLGVVRGEIVAVVGASGVGKSTLLHIMGGLDHPASGTVVIDGVDIFALSDTDRAKFRNRQIGFVFQFHHLLRDFTALENVMMPLMIAGDSHDKARVPAQKLLCDVGLENRLAHLPSELSGGEAQRVAVARALVTQPAIVLADEPSGNLDRARSAQLHALIWELARTRHQTCIIVTHDQHLAARADRVVEMEDGRLIV from the coding sequence ATGGATGAGTTGCTGCGCGCAACAGGGGTTTGCAAACACTATGTATTGGGGGATACCCATATCGAAGTACTAAAAGGGGTTGACCTCGGGGTTGTTCGCGGCGAAATTGTTGCAGTGGTTGGTGCTTCGGGTGTCGGAAAAAGTACTTTGTTACACATTATGGGCGGGTTAGACCATCCGGCTTCGGGGACGGTTGTCATCGATGGCGTCGATATATTTGCCCTTTCAGATACTGATCGCGCCAAATTTCGCAATCGACAGATTGGGTTTGTTTTTCAGTTTCACCACTTGTTGCGCGATTTTACTGCGCTTGAAAATGTGATGATGCCCCTGATGATTGCCGGTGATTCGCACGATAAAGCACGAGTACCCGCACAAAAATTACTCTGTGATGTCGGTCTGGAAAATCGGCTTGCACATTTGCCTTCCGAACTTTCTGGTGGGGAAGCACAGCGCGTTGCTGTTGCGAGGGCACTGGTGACACAACCCGCTATTGTTCTGGCCGACGAACCTTCTGGCAATCTCGATAGGGCGCGCAGTGCACAGCTTCACGCATTAATTTGGGAACTTGCCAGAACCCGGCACCAAACGTGCATTATTGTAACACACGACCAGCATCTGGCTGCTCGCGCTGATCGGGTGGTCGAGATGGAAGACGGTCGTCTCATTGTTTAA